In Necator americanus strain Aroian chromosome IV, whole genome shotgun sequence, the following proteins share a genomic window:
- a CDS encoding hypothetical protein (NECATOR_CHRIV.G16888.T2), with protein MSASPQESEVIRISGGLFVYGIVDDGEMQYIVLLFATLVCCLAVRQQAVGVTGRLMCGDKPASGVKVKLWEEDAGPDPDDLLDQGFTDAKGNFNLKGSDREATNIDPVFKVYHDCDDGVKPGQRKLKFRIPSSYISAGASPKRMFNIGVLNLETIFPDEERDLI; from the exons ATGTCG gcatcaccccaagaatctgaggtgatacgaaTTTCtggtggactattcgtatacgggatcgtagatgatggagag ATGCAATATATTGTCTTGCTGTTTGCCACGCTCGTCTGTTGCTTAGCAGTACGTCAACAAGCAGTTGGTGTCACTGGTCGACTCATGTGTGGAGATAAACCCGCCTCGGGTGTTAAAGTCAAATTATGGGAGGAGGATGCTG GCCCAGATCCCGATGACCTTCTCGATCAAGGATTTACCGATGCTAAGGGGAATTTCAACCTCAAG gGTTCGGATCGCGAAGCAACTAACATTGATCCTGTATTCAAAGTATACCATGATTGTGATGATGGCGTAAAG CCTGGTCAACGAAAACTGAAATTCCGCATCCCTTCCTCCTACATATCAGCTGGAGCATCACCAAAACGTATGTTTAACATCGGTGTGCTCAACCTGGAAACCATTTTCCCTGATGAAGAACGTGATTTGATCTGA
- a CDS encoding hypothetical protein (NECATOR_CHRIV.G16889.T1), whose translation MSTEMKYIIFLFATLVCCLAVRQQAVGVTGRLMCGDKPASGVKVKLWDEDDGPDPDDLLDQGVTDAQGNFKLKGSERETTDIDPVFKVYHDCDDGLKPGQRKVKFRIPSSYISAGASPKRMFNIGVLNLETIFPKEERDFI comes from the exons ATGTCAACAG AGATGAAATATATTATTTTCCTGTTTGCCACCCTTGTCTGTTGCTTAGCAGTACGTCAGCAGGCAGTTGGTGTCACCGGTCGACTCATGTGTGGAGATAAACCCGCATCGGGCGTGAAAGTCAAATTGTGGGATGAAGACGATG GTCCTGACCCCGATGATCTTCTTGACCAAGGAGTTACTGATGCCCAGGGGAATTTCAAGCTaaag GGTTCGGAACGTGAAACAACTGACATTGATCCAGTATTTAAAGTGTATCACGATTGTGACGACGgcttgaag CCCGGTCaacgaaaagtgaaattccGCATTCCCAGCTCTTACATATCAGCTGGAGCATCACCAAAACGTATGTTTAACATCGGCGTGCTCAACCTGGAAACCATTTTCCCCAAGGAGGAACGTGATTTTATCTGA
- a CDS encoding hypothetical protein (NECATOR_CHRIV.G16888.T1): MQYIVLLFATLVCCLAVRQQAVGVTGRLMCGDKPASGVKVKLWEEDAGPDPDDLLDQGFTDAKGNFNLKGSDREATNIDPVFKVYHDCDDGVKPGQRKLKFRIPSSYISAGASPKRMFNIGVLNLETIFPDEERDLI, translated from the exons ATGCAATATATTGTCTTGCTGTTTGCCACGCTCGTCTGTTGCTTAGCAGTACGTCAACAAGCAGTTGGTGTCACTGGTCGACTCATGTGTGGAGATAAACCCGCCTCGGGTGTTAAAGTCAAATTATGGGAGGAGGATGCTG GCCCAGATCCCGATGACCTTCTCGATCAAGGATTTACCGATGCTAAGGGGAATTTCAACCTCAAG gGTTCGGATCGCGAAGCAACTAACATTGATCCTGTATTCAAAGTATACCATGATTGTGATGATGGCGTAAAG CCTGGTCAACGAAAACTGAAATTCCGCATCCCTTCCTCCTACATATCAGCTGGAGCATCACCAAAACGTATGTTTAACATCGGTGTGCTCAACCTGGAAACCATTTTCCCTGATGAAGAACGTGATTTGATCTGA